The following are encoded together in the Candidatus Binataceae bacterium genome:
- a CDS encoding class I SAM-dependent methyltransferase, which produces MPAHEIIDGVMELAAGLDPRGTRALDVSCRNGEVMRALAARGFEVRGTRFERGLPPIEGLPIDEGVDLTRGLPYLDESFDLVVLTEVIEHLENHRAAISDLARVLRPAGHLILTTPNIMRLDSRLGFMLSGMHKAKRRPIPLDTPLDQAHRFHNYPIPFALLYYLMRINGLRLERLGHGKVKPFSYVLYALMYPVVALDTRLRLIWRERKPTLRELNRELARWMLDRRVLTEDNLILMAQKTLAHKTMQENPAVSSSAAASPAALSPASNESPFGSRSGVR; this is translated from the coding sequence GTGCCCGCACACGAAATAATAGATGGCGTCATGGAACTGGCCGCCGGTCTCGACCCGCGCGGCACCCGCGCGCTCGACGTGAGCTGCCGCAATGGCGAAGTGATGCGCGCGCTGGCCGCGCGCGGTTTCGAGGTCCGCGGCACGCGCTTCGAGCGCGGTCTGCCGCCGATCGAAGGTTTGCCGATCGACGAAGGCGTCGATCTCACGCGCGGGCTGCCGTATCTGGATGAGAGCTTCGACCTGGTCGTGCTCACCGAGGTGATCGAGCACCTTGAGAACCATCGCGCAGCGATAAGCGACCTCGCGCGCGTCCTGCGTCCCGCCGGCCATCTGATCCTGACCACGCCCAACATCATGCGCCTGGATTCGCGCCTGGGCTTCATGCTGTCGGGGATGCACAAGGCCAAGCGGCGCCCGATTCCGCTCGACACGCCGCTCGACCAGGCCCATCGCTTTCACAACTACCCGATCCCGTTCGCGCTGCTCTACTACCTGATGCGTATCAACGGGCTGCGGCTGGAGCGGCTCGGCCACGGCAAGGTCAAGCCGTTCAGCTACGTGCTGTATGCGCTGATGTATCCTGTGGTCGCGCTCGATACGCGGCTCAGACTGATATGGCGCGAACGCAAGCCGACGCTGCGCGAACTCAACCGGGAGCTCGCGCGCTGGATGCTCGATCGGCGCGTGCTGACGGAAGACAATCTTATCCTCATGGCACAAAAGACGCTTGCGCATAAAACCATGCAGGAAAATCCCGCGGTTTCATCCTCGGCCGCGGCTTCGCCCGCCGCTTTGTCCCCGGCTTCAAACGAGAGCCCTTTTGGCTCCCGCTCGGGCGTTCGATAG
- a CDS encoding glycosyltransferase family 2 protein, which yields MAAAANGVPKISLIVITRNEEELIGQCLKSAAGFCDELVVVDSFSTDRTVEIARGLGAQIFQRPFEGYIAQKQFALEQARGEWIFSLDADEQATWELGSEIRAALGGPQPADGYRVRRVLYHLGRYYMRGLYPDWHLRLFRRERARFGGHEPHASVEVGGSIAKLDAPILHFSYRDVADHVATINRLSSQAAAEGNPGAMTAVKMVANPAWRFVNFYFLRGGFREGGRGLYAAMSAAFYVFLKYAKLYERRLRTQRRL from the coding sequence ATGGCCGCGGCAGCGAACGGCGTGCCGAAGATCTCGCTCATCGTCATCACGCGCAACGAGGAGGAACTGATCGGCCAATGCCTCAAAAGCGCCGCTGGGTTCTGCGACGAGTTGGTCGTGGTCGATTCGTTCTCGACCGACCGCACGGTTGAAATCGCACGCGGGCTGGGCGCGCAGATCTTCCAGCGTCCCTTCGAAGGATATATTGCGCAGAAGCAGTTCGCGCTCGAGCAGGCGCGTGGCGAATGGATCTTCTCGCTCGACGCCGACGAGCAGGCGACGTGGGAGTTGGGCAGCGAAATCCGCGCGGCGCTTGGTGGGCCGCAGCCGGCCGACGGCTACCGCGTTCGCCGCGTGCTCTACCATCTGGGGCGCTATTACATGCGCGGACTCTATCCGGATTGGCATCTGCGGCTGTTTCGCCGCGAGCGCGCGCGCTTTGGCGGACACGAGCCGCATGCGAGCGTCGAAGTGGGCGGCAGTATCGCAAAACTCGACGCGCCGATTCTGCACTTCAGCTATCGCGATGTCGCGGACCATGTCGCCACGATCAACCGGCTTAGCTCGCAGGCGGCGGCCGAGGGCAATCCGGGCGCGATGACCGCGGTAAAGATGGTCGCCAATCCGGCCTGGCGCTTTGTGAATTTCTATTTTCTGCGCGGCGGCTTCCGCGAAGGCGGACGCGGCTTGTACGCGGCGATGAGCGCGGCCTTTTACGTTTTTCTCAAGTACGCCAAGCTATACGAACGCCGGCTGCGGACGCAGCGCCGCTTGTGA
- a CDS encoding ribonuclease H-like domain-containing protein, whose product MFAIFDIETRVDKRLLNQALCAGEGLSDEDAFQRYRERLRARRGDFFPLTLHIPISIAIGAVGADHALRSVESLALNDYSEEQLAREFWARAERFAGSMVTFNGRRFDFPVLELAALRYGIAAPEHFAEGSGTSRARYSTERHLDLADYLTNFGASGPLKGGMDLLLKMIGLPGKMEVDGSQVQDLYEQGRMAEIHRYCRSDVVQTYFLFLRVELMRGRIDDAGYRSARDASAHFLAEIGAPPPGEPPPEQS is encoded by the coding sequence GTGTTCGCCATATTCGATATCGAGACGCGCGTCGACAAACGTCTGCTGAATCAGGCGCTATGCGCGGGGGAGGGGTTGAGCGATGAGGACGCCTTTCAGCGCTACCGCGAGCGGTTGCGCGCCCGGCGCGGCGATTTTTTTCCGCTCACTCTGCACATTCCGATTTCGATCGCGATCGGCGCGGTCGGCGCCGATCACGCGTTGCGCTCGGTCGAAAGCCTCGCGCTGAACGACTACTCCGAGGAGCAGCTTGCGCGCGAGTTCTGGGCGCGCGCGGAGCGTTTCGCGGGGAGTATGGTCACATTCAACGGACGGCGTTTCGATTTTCCGGTGCTCGAGCTCGCCGCGCTGCGCTATGGAATCGCGGCGCCCGAGCACTTCGCGGAGGGAAGCGGAACCTCGCGCGCGCGCTATTCCACCGAGCGCCATCTCGATCTCGCCGACTACCTGACCAACTTCGGCGCAAGCGGCCCCTTAAAAGGCGGGATGGATCTGCTGCTGAAAATGATCGGCCTGCCCGGCAAGATGGAGGTCGACGGTTCGCAGGTTCAGGATTTGTACGAGCAGGGACGGATGGCGGAGATCCATCGCTACTGCCGGAGCGACGTCGTGCAGACGTACTTTCTGTTTTTGCGGGTCGAGCTGATGCGCGGGCGGATCGATGACGCCGGCTATCGCTCCGCACGCGACGCCTCCGCGCATTTCCTTGCCGAGATCGGTGCGCCGCCCCCCGGCGAGCCGCCCCCGGAGCAAAGCTGA
- a CDS encoding Mrp/NBP35 family ATP-binding protein, protein MPTPNEILVELKKVKYPGFTRDIVSFGMVKDIEIAYRGVTVTLTAPSANAEAAAQIADEIRRTVGAMPGVPAVDVHIEQPANAPKMAPGSHRRLVPGVRHVLAVASGKGGVGKSTVAVNLALAMRAAGWRIGLMDADVYGPSVAMMVGAEQRVALTPERRIIPLESFGIRYISMALFVNDETAVIWRGPMVTKLETEFLFNVEWGELDCLVLDLPPGTGDAQLTITQRVALAGGIIVTTPQEVALMDVRRGVTMFQEVDVPVLGVIENMSYHICRKCGARHEIFAHGGGERLAQSLGVPFLGEIPLVRELREGGDYARPLVAMRPDHPAAAPFRSIAEKVIEGLERTEA, encoded by the coding sequence ATGCCGACGCCCAACGAAATCCTAGTCGAACTTAAGAAAGTCAAATACCCCGGCTTCACCCGCGACATCGTCTCCTTCGGCATGGTCAAGGATATCGAGATCGCGTACAGGGGCGTAACCGTGACGCTTACTGCGCCGAGCGCAAACGCCGAGGCCGCGGCGCAGATCGCCGACGAGATCCGCCGTACGGTCGGCGCGATGCCGGGTGTGCCCGCCGTTGATGTGCACATCGAGCAGCCCGCCAACGCGCCGAAAATGGCCCCCGGATCGCATCGCCGCCTCGTGCCCGGCGTACGCCACGTGCTCGCGGTGGCCAGCGGCAAGGGCGGCGTCGGCAAATCAACGGTTGCGGTCAATCTTGCGCTGGCGATGCGCGCGGCGGGATGGCGGATCGGGCTGATGGATGCAGACGTTTACGGCCCGAGCGTCGCGATGATGGTCGGAGCGGAGCAGCGCGTCGCGCTCACGCCGGAGCGCCGCATCATCCCGCTCGAAAGTTTCGGCATCCGCTACATCTCGATGGCGCTGTTCGTTAACGACGAGACAGCGGTCATCTGGCGCGGCCCGATGGTGACCAAGCTCGAGACCGAGTTTTTGTTCAACGTCGAATGGGGCGAACTCGATTGTCTGGTGCTCGATCTGCCGCCGGGCACGGGCGACGCCCAACTTACGATCACGCAGCGCGTCGCGCTGGCCGGCGGAATCATCGTCACCACGCCGCAGGAAGTCGCGCTGATGGACGTGCGGCGCGGGGTCACGATGTTCCAGGAAGTCGACGTGCCGGTGCTCGGCGTGATCGAGAACATGAGCTATCACATCTGCCGCAAGTGCGGCGCCCGGCATGAGATTTTCGCGCACGGCGGCGGAGAACGGCTTGCGCAGAGCCTCGGCGTGCCGTTTTTGGGCGAGATTCCGCTGGTCCGGGAGCTGCGCGAAGGCGGCGACTACGCGCGTCCGCTGGTCGCGATGCGCCCTGATCATCCGGCCGCCGCCCCGTTCCGTTCGATCGCCGAAAAAGTCATCGAGGGGCTCGAGCGCACGGAGGCCTGA